Proteins encoded within one genomic window of Mauremys mutica isolate MM-2020 ecotype Southern chromosome 11, ASM2049712v1, whole genome shotgun sequence:
- the LOC123344517 gene encoding deoxyribonuclease-1-like yields MEQRQSRMGAMRPVLALLSLTYLLRTAATLRICAFNIRSFGDSKLSNETIAGIIVNIVQTYDVAVVQEVRDSDGSAVRKLMDQLNRASLQPYSYVVSEPLGRNSYKEQYLFVYRTGVVSVVDSYYYDDGCEPCGNDTFSREPFIVKFSSPYTEVQEFVLVPLHTPPSEAVAEIDALYDVYLDVIDKWGTDNIVFLGDFNADCSYVRPQDWPSIRLRTNDAFQWLIPDSADTTVSYTNCAYDRIVVSGSELQRGMVAGSAKVNNFQETFHLQREDALAVSDHFPVEVTLKTR; encoded by the exons ATGGAGCAACGTCAAag caggATGGGGGCCATGAGGCCAGTGCTGGCTTTGCTGTCCCTGACCTACCTGCTGCGCACAGCTGCCACCCTGAGAATCTGCGCTTTCAACATCAGGAGTTTTGGAGACAGCAAGCTGTCCAATGAGACCATTGCAGGCATCATCGTGAAC ATCGTGCAGACATACGACGTCGCTGTGGTGCAGGAGGTCCGTGACTCTGATGGGAGTGCTGTCAGGAAACTGATGGACCAGCTCAACAG GGCATCTCTGCAGCCATACAGCTACGTGGTCAGCGAGCCCCTGGGCCGGAACTCCTACAAGGAGCAGTATCTCTTTGTGTACAG GACGGGTGTGGTGTCGGTGGTGGACAGTTACTACTATGATGATGGCTGTGAGCCCTGCGGGAACGACACTTTCAGCAGGGAGCCCTTCATTGTGAAGTTCTCCTCCCCCTACACAG AGGTGCAGGAGTTTGTGCTGGTACCCCTGCATACGCCCCCCAGCGAGGCTGTGGCAGAGATTGATGCCCTCTATGATGTCTACTTAGATGTCATCGACAAGTGGGGGACTGAC AACATCGTCTTCCTGGGAGACTTCAACGCCGACTGCTCCTACGTCAGGCCGCAGGACTGGCCTTCCATCCGCCTGCGCACCAACGACGCCTTCCAGTGGCTCATCCCGGACAGTGCAGACACCACCGTGTCGTACACAAACTGCGCCTACGATCG GATCGTGGTGAGTGGCTCTGAGCTGCAGCGTGGTATGGTGGCCGGATCTGCCAAAGTCAACAACTTCCAGGAGACTTTCCACCTGCAGCGCGAGGAT GCGCTGGCTGTGAGTGATCATTTCCCGGTGGAAGTGACTCTGAAGACTCGGTGA